From the genome of Halomonas sp. 1513, one region includes:
- a CDS encoding ABC transporter permease has product MSLFPLARDAAVAKRAPALPAPSGCWRLAWQWPGGGEVNLLITRRSALAIAGLLLALLVASGVYLALGSVHLAPRSLAAVLVGGGDLVARFMVIELRLPRLVAAWLTGAAFAVAGCLMQTLARNRLATPGIIGIDNGATAFAVASVVGLGVSLAPPAMALAGAATAAAITFGLTAGGGSRGYRFIVAGIGVGAVFGAVTQLLLARVDMDTANAAYPWTVGTLNARPPGALLVLGAGLAVGLTMALQLSRALSLMRFSDAVAQGLGSRVGRRRWQVLAVSVLLTGLAVAVAGPVGMVGLIGPEIARSLSCPRGVPIIASALAGALVMVLADLLGRVLLAPIELPVGIVTAVVGGPWLLWILLRPHRSLA; this is encoded by the coding sequence ATGTCGTTATTTCCTCTGGCGCGTGACGCCGCTGTCGCCAAGCGGGCGCCTGCGCTGCCGGCGCCCAGCGGCTGCTGGCGACTGGCCTGGCAGTGGCCGGGCGGCGGCGAGGTTAACCTGCTGATCACTCGGCGCAGCGCGCTGGCCATTGCCGGCCTGCTGCTGGCGCTGCTCGTGGCCAGCGGCGTCTATCTGGCACTGGGCAGTGTGCACCTGGCGCCGCGGTCGCTGGCCGCGGTGCTGGTGGGCGGCGGCGACCTCGTGGCTCGCTTCATGGTGATCGAACTGCGCCTGCCGCGGCTGGTGGCCGCCTGGCTGACCGGCGCGGCGTTCGCGGTGGCCGGCTGCCTGATGCAGACCCTGGCCCGCAATCGCCTGGCCACGCCGGGTATCATCGGGATCGACAATGGCGCCACGGCGTTTGCGGTGGCCTCGGTGGTGGGGCTCGGCGTATCGCTGGCGCCGCCGGCAATGGCGCTGGCGGGGGCGGCAACCGCGGCGGCGATCACCTTCGGCCTGACCGCCGGCGGTGGCAGCCGCGGCTATCGCTTCATCGTTGCCGGCATCGGGGTGGGCGCGGTGTTCGGCGCCGTCACCCAGCTGCTGCTGGCGAGGGTCGATATGGATACCGCCAATGCGGCCTACCCGTGGACGGTGGGTACGCTCAACGCGCGGCCTCCCGGGGCCCTGTTGGTGCTCGGCGCGGGATTGGCGGTGGGGCTGACGATGGCGCTGCAGCTGTCCCGGGCGCTGTCGCTGATGCGCTTCAGCGACGCCGTCGCCCAGGGGCTGGGCTCCCGGGTGGGGCGCCGCCGCTGGCAGGTGCTGGCGGTGTCGGTGCTGCTCACCGGGCTGGCGGTGGCGGTGGCCGGACCGGTGGGCATGGTGGGGCTGATCGGCCCGGAGATCGCCCGCTCGCTCTCCTGCCCACGCGGCGTGCCGATCATCGCCTCGGCGCTGGCTGGGGCGCTGGTGATGGTGCTGGCCGACCTGCTCGGCCGGGTGCTTCTGGCGCCCATCGAGCTGCCGGTGGGGATCGTCACCGCGGTGGTCGGCGGCCCCTGGTTGCTGTGGATATTGTTGAGGCCTCACAGGAGTCTGGCATGA
- a CDS encoding biopolymer transporter ExbD, protein MRRRRRHAVSEDASEVNLTPMLDVVFIMLIFFIVTTSFIRESGVEIERPESSAASPRPDAQVMVALTPEGAVWVDGRPVDAHRVGDEVAALVNGQGGVVIQADRAATTGLLVEVMDRLREAGVDDVAVAAIRGGP, encoded by the coding sequence ATGCGTAGACGTCGACGCCATGCGGTGAGTGAGGACGCCAGCGAGGTCAACCTGACGCCGATGCTGGACGTGGTATTCATCATGCTGATCTTCTTCATCGTCACCACCAGCTTCATTCGTGAAAGCGGAGTGGAGATCGAGCGGCCCGAGTCGAGCGCCGCCTCGCCGCGTCCCGATGCCCAGGTGATGGTGGCGCTGACGCCGGAAGGGGCGGTGTGGGTCGACGGCCGGCCGGTGGATGCTCATCGAGTCGGTGATGAGGTGGCCGCGCTGGTCAACGGGCAAGGCGGTGTCGTGATCCAGGCCGATCGTGCCGCCACCACCGGCCTGCTGGTCGAGGTCATGGATCGGCTGCGCGAGGCGGGCGTAGACGATGTGGCGGTGGCCGCGATCCGGGGCGGCCCATGA
- a CDS encoding iron transporter, with protein sequence MSRVPLSVVGGSLLALLLFWLLALLVTPPEADVEVVEMPLPLSVSDAPAAERVAAPVDSASQPPTPPALPEPATVADSQVAVPEPESKPEPESKPEPESKPEPEPQPEPEPQPEPEPQPEPQPEPEPQPEPEPQPEPEPQPEPDASQASESPSAELAPEPFAGQPGSEQGEAEQAPVDVGAATPTHRVPPEYPRRAQRRGMEGHVELTFLIRPDGSVDRSSIEVVEARPRQVFEQAAESAVAEWQFEASGQRRRARQRLEFQLR encoded by the coding sequence ATGAGCCGGGTGCCGCTCTCGGTCGTCGGCGGTAGCCTGCTGGCGCTGCTGCTGTTCTGGCTGCTGGCACTGCTGGTGACACCGCCGGAGGCCGATGTCGAGGTGGTGGAGATGCCGCTGCCGCTGAGCGTCAGCGACGCGCCGGCTGCCGAGCGGGTGGCGGCGCCGGTCGACAGCGCGTCGCAGCCGCCGACGCCACCCGCCTTGCCGGAGCCGGCAACTGTGGCTGATAGCCAGGTGGCGGTACCTGAGCCCGAGTCTAAGCCCGAGCCCGAGTCTAAGCCCGAGCCCGAGTCTAAGCCCGAGCCCGAACCTCAGCCTGAACCCGAACCACAGCCCGAGCCCGAACCACAGCCCGAACCTCAGCCTGAACCCGAACCACAGCCCGAGCCCGAACCACAGCCTGAACCCGAGCCGCAGCCCGAGCCAGATGCGTCCCAGGCTAGCGAGTCGCCGTCAGCCGAGCTTGCCCCCGAGCCCTTCGCCGGCCAGCCGGGAAGCGAACAGGGCGAGGCCGAACAGGCGCCGGTCGACGTCGGCGCGGCCACCCCGACCCACCGGGTGCCGCCGGAGTATCCGCGCCGCGCTCAGCGCCGCGGCATGGAAGGGCACGTCGAACTGACCTTCCTGATTCGCCCCGACGGTAGCGTCGACCGCTCATCCATCGAGGTGGTCGAGGCGCGTCCGCGCCAGGTCTTCGAGCAGGCCGCGGAATCGGCGGTGGCAGAGTGGCAGTTCGAGGCGAGCGGCCAGCGGCGGCGCGCTCGCCAGCGCCTCGAGTTTCAGCTCAGGTAG
- a CDS encoding flagellar motor protein MotA, producing the protein MMARLWLVVVLTWALAPLAAAQTAEHTAVTLDDARLEALLEDQAALEAALDAARSERIEAGERRDALEAEQASLGEARAALEAGRSAQAADLEGVAQVLDRHLGELRDSLASSWLTLNGGVLPARSDAHSLPSPARLEAVAAALVALTADSARVERATLPVAGADGRVTSREVIRLGDMAAFSDADWLRRESPEMPPAVVEHTPREAAERLAAFARGEGSRVMLDPTGGRLLDALAQRPTLIERFHQGGAVGYVVVTLGGLGLLVALFQYAYLLWVGGRLRRQRRDLDALRDDNPLGRVLGKYRALREGQAPEALEARLDEALLAELPRLERGQSLVKLLAAVAPLLGLLGTVTGMIVTFQAITVFGTGDPQLMAGGISQALVTTVLGLITAVPLLFAHTALVSRSRRLSDMLEGQASAALAEHLERQPADDARHGSRHAAAYV; encoded by the coding sequence ATGATGGCCCGGCTGTGGTTAGTGGTCGTGCTGACCTGGGCGCTGGCGCCGCTGGCGGCGGCGCAGACCGCCGAACACACCGCCGTGACGCTCGACGACGCGCGTCTGGAGGCGCTGCTCGAGGATCAGGCGGCGCTGGAGGCGGCGCTCGATGCGGCGCGTAGTGAACGCATCGAGGCCGGCGAGCGTCGCGATGCCCTCGAGGCCGAGCAGGCCAGCCTGGGCGAAGCGCGTGCGGCGCTCGAGGCCGGGCGCAGCGCGCAGGCCGCAGACCTCGAGGGCGTGGCGCAGGTCCTCGATCGCCACCTGGGGGAGCTGCGCGACTCCCTTGCCAGCAGCTGGCTGACGCTGAACGGTGGCGTGCTGCCGGCGCGCAGCGACGCCCACAGCCTGCCAAGTCCGGCACGCCTCGAGGCGGTCGCCGCCGCGCTGGTGGCGCTCACCGCCGACAGCGCGCGGGTCGAGCGCGCAACCCTGCCGGTAGCAGGGGCCGACGGTCGCGTGACCTCGCGGGAGGTGATCCGCCTGGGCGATATGGCGGCCTTCAGCGACGCCGACTGGCTGCGCCGTGAGTCACCGGAGATGCCGCCGGCGGTGGTCGAGCACACGCCGCGTGAGGCCGCCGAGCGCTTGGCCGCCTTCGCCCGCGGAGAAGGCAGCCGAGTCATGCTCGACCCGACCGGTGGCCGGCTACTCGACGCCCTGGCGCAGCGCCCCACCCTGATCGAGCGTTTCCACCAGGGCGGTGCGGTGGGCTACGTGGTGGTCACGCTGGGCGGCCTGGGGCTGCTGGTGGCGCTGTTCCAGTACGCCTACTTGCTGTGGGTCGGCGGGCGACTGCGCCGTCAGCGCCGAGATCTCGACGCGCTGCGCGACGATAATCCGCTGGGCCGGGTGCTCGGCAAGTATCGCGCGCTGCGCGAAGGTCAGGCACCGGAAGCGCTCGAGGCACGTCTCGATGAGGCGCTGCTGGCCGAGCTGCCGAGGCTCGAACGCGGCCAGTCACTGGTCAAGCTGCTCGCCGCCGTCGCGCCGCTGCTGGGGCTACTCGGCACGGTGACCGGCATGATCGTGACGTTCCAGGCGATCACGGTGTTCGGCACCGGTGATCCGCAGCTGATGGCCGGTGGCATCAGCCAGGCGCTGGTGACCACCGTGCTCGGCTTGATCACCGCGGTGCCGCTGCTGTTTGCACATACCGCGCTGGTCAGTCGCAGTCGGCGGCTGTCCGACATGCTCGAAGGGCAGGCCAGTGCGGCGCTTGCCGAACACCTCGAGCGCCAACCCGCCGACGATGCCCGACATGGGTCGCGCCATGCCGCTGCCTATGTCTGA
- a CDS encoding ABC transporter: MRDVAESSALEARRLDLAHGQRRVIEALDLRLPPGRVTAIVGPNGCGKSTLLAGLARLHAPGGGCVLLDGKDIQRLPARELARRLALLPQEAIAPEGLTVRDLIRFGRQPHQGFLRQWSWEDQGAVEAALAAADLAALAERPLEALSGGQRQRAWIAMTIAQQTPLLLLDEPTSALDLGHQLEVFELVRRLAGEGRTLAMVLHDLASACRYADHLVAMRDGRIVAEGAPREVVTRELVGELYDIDCTLLHDPATGTPLLSDLRRRAVSV; encoded by the coding sequence ATGAGAGACGTGGCTGAGAGCAGCGCGTTGGAAGCGCGCCGGCTCGACCTGGCCCACGGCCAGCGGCGGGTGATCGAGGCGCTGGACCTGCGCCTGCCGCCGGGGCGGGTGACCGCCATCGTCGGCCCCAACGGCTGCGGCAAGTCGACCCTGCTGGCGGGGCTGGCGCGGCTTCACGCCCCGGGCGGCGGCTGTGTGCTGCTCGACGGCAAGGATATCCAGCGGCTGCCGGCCCGCGAACTGGCGCGCCGCCTGGCGCTGCTGCCGCAGGAGGCGATTGCCCCCGAGGGGCTGACGGTACGCGACCTGATTCGCTTCGGCCGCCAGCCCCACCAGGGCTTCCTTCGCCAGTGGTCGTGGGAGGACCAGGGTGCTGTCGAGGCGGCGCTTGCCGCAGCGGACCTGGCGGCTCTGGCCGAGCGACCGCTGGAGGCGCTTTCCGGCGGCCAGCGGCAGCGCGCCTGGATCGCCATGACCATCGCCCAGCAAACGCCGCTGCTGCTGCTCGATGAGCCCACCTCGGCGCTCGACCTGGGCCACCAGCTGGAGGTCTTCGAGCTGGTACGGCGCCTGGCCGGGGAGGGCCGTACCCTGGCGATGGTGCTGCATGACCTGGCCAGCGCCTGTCGCTATGCCGACCATCTGGTGGCGATGCGCGACGGTCGTATCGTTGCCGAGGGGGCGCCACGCGAGGTGGTGACCCGTGAACTGGTCGGCGAGCTGTATGATATCGACTGCACCCTGTTGCACGACCCGGCCACCGGGACACCGCTGCTCTCCGATCTGCGGCGGCGCGCCGTTTCGGTGTAA
- a CDS encoding flagellar motor protein MotA, which produces MSDSLSLLWQPLARLLEAGGPVLLAIGVVAMLLFSLSLERWWYFRGRWRAERRALIRRWVARRDQVSWSARTLREVWTRELIARLRRPLPWLKLLVMLCPLLGLLGTVTGMIGVFDGLAMGDANQARSMADGVARATLPTLAGMAVAVVGLLFTSRLEFIIRREDQRLHDRMARAAEDAHA; this is translated from the coding sequence ATGTCTGACTCGTTGAGCTTGCTGTGGCAGCCCCTCGCGCGCCTGCTGGAGGCCGGGGGGCCGGTGCTGTTGGCGATCGGCGTGGTAGCGATGCTGCTGTTCAGCCTGTCGCTGGAGCGCTGGTGGTATTTTCGCGGCCGCTGGCGGGCTGAGCGGCGTGCGCTGATACGGCGCTGGGTGGCGCGCCGCGACCAGGTCAGCTGGAGCGCGCGAACCCTGCGCGAGGTGTGGACCCGCGAACTGATCGCCCGGCTGCGCCGGCCGCTGCCGTGGCTCAAGCTGCTGGTCATGCTGTGCCCGCTGCTCGGCCTGCTGGGCACCGTGACCGGCATGATCGGCGTGTTCGACGGCCTGGCCATGGGGGATGCCAATCAGGCCCGCTCGATGGCCGACGGCGTGGCCCGCGCGACGCTGCCGACCCTGGCCGGGATGGCGGTGGCGGTGGTGGGACTGCTGTTCACCTCCCGGCTGGAATTCATCATCCGGCGCGAAGACCAGCGGCTGCACGACCGCATGGCCCGCGCCGCGGAGGACGCCCATGCGTAG
- a CDS encoding exodeoxyribonuclease III produces MRLVSFNINGIRARLHQLEALIEAHRPALIGLQETKVQDSEFPREAVEALGYRVYFHGQKGHYGVAMLCRDEPEAVHYGFPDDDHDAQRRMIGVRLAMPDGEPLTVWNGYFPQGENIEHPTKFPHKQRFYAQLSRLLEEECRPEQRLAVMGDFNISPQDIDIGIGEANRKRWLREGKTSFQPIEREWLGRVKAWGLSDSYRLRYPEIDDRFSWFDYRSRGFEREPRRGLRIDHILVTAPLGERVADAGIDYQLRAMPKPSDHAPVWTELDL; encoded by the coding sequence ATGCGCCTGGTCTCGTTCAACATCAACGGCATTCGTGCCCGGCTGCATCAGCTCGAGGCGCTGATCGAGGCGCACCGCCCGGCGCTGATCGGCCTGCAGGAAACCAAGGTGCAGGACAGCGAGTTTCCTCGTGAGGCGGTGGAGGCGCTGGGCTATCGGGTCTACTTCCACGGCCAGAAGGGCCACTACGGCGTGGCCATGCTGTGCCGCGACGAGCCCGAGGCGGTGCACTATGGCTTCCCAGACGATGACCACGACGCCCAGCGGCGCATGATCGGCGTGCGCCTGGCGATGCCCGACGGTGAGCCGCTGACGGTGTGGAACGGCTACTTTCCCCAGGGCGAGAACATCGAGCATCCCACCAAGTTCCCCCACAAGCAGCGCTTCTATGCCCAGCTGTCGCGACTGCTGGAGGAGGAGTGCCGCCCCGAGCAGCGCCTGGCGGTGATGGGCGACTTCAATATCTCGCCCCAGGATATCGATATCGGCATCGGCGAGGCCAATCGCAAGCGCTGGCTGCGCGAAGGCAAGACCAGTTTCCAGCCCATCGAGCGGGAATGGCTGGGCCGCGTCAAGGCGTGGGGACTCAGCGACAGCTACCGGCTGCGCTATCCCGAGATCGATGACCGCTTCAGCTGGTTCGACTACCGCTCGCGAGGCTTCGAGCGCGAGCCTCGCCGCGGCCTGCGTATCGACCATATCCTGGTCACTGCGCCGCTCGGCGAACGCGTGGCCGACGCCGGTATCGACTACCAGCTGCGCGCCATGCCCAAACCCTCGGATCACGCCCCGGTGTGGACCGAACTCGACCTGTGA
- a CDS encoding ATP-dependent DNA helicase DinG yields the protein MLDEALKGDIQTAYRRVLEGLELTPRYGQRLMIAEIARTLAGIEADDSGKRVSDEHVCVLEAGTGTGKTLAYLLAALPVAQARGKRLVISTATVALQEQVLHQDLPSLKAHSGLSFDYALAKGRGRYLCVANLEKALDGVEDNPTLSLFEQAMEARDGDDFHALVKELAEAYGSGRWAGDRDSWPVSIADPQWRRLTTDHRQCTNRRCGHFNACAFFRARRHLDSADIIVANHDLVLADLSLGGGMVLPKPADCIYVFDEGHHLPDKAVEHFTHRFAVNGALRWLRTLKKSLTELNAALAVQPTLARLLAGFPEAIAAIEPRLGEVMALGHQLAELPQGSGDESRHHRFEMGRAPLPLREQASALVVVFAALARNLESMADILRESLDPDKHTGLPKEQAEPWLPLIALLHGRALEAHALWLAMSEEDDPAEPPRARWLTFEPVAGEPELVYSASPVSAAHTLARTLWGSCYGAVVTSATLTALGRFERLQERAGLANRYRYQRLPSPFDYSRAVLSVPREAVDPGNREAHERAIVDFIEGLDSREAVLMLFSSRAQLRAVEKALPKAQTERVLAQDRLPKRELIERHRARVDAGKGSIIFGLASFAEGIDLPGDYLTHVVITRLPFSVPDDPVGATLAEWIESRGGNPFMRISVPDASIKLVQACGRLIRKEQDSGRITLLDRRVLTRRYGRALLDALPPFSREIDGVAQLP from the coding sequence ATGCTCGATGAGGCCCTGAAGGGCGATATCCAGACCGCCTATCGCCGCGTCCTCGAGGGGCTTGAGCTGACGCCGCGCTACGGCCAGCGGCTGATGATCGCCGAGATCGCCCGCACCCTGGCGGGCATCGAGGCCGACGACAGCGGCAAGCGGGTCAGCGATGAGCACGTCTGCGTGCTCGAGGCGGGCACCGGCACCGGCAAGACCCTGGCCTACCTGCTGGCCGCGCTGCCGGTGGCCCAGGCGCGCGGCAAGCGACTGGTGATTTCGACGGCCACGGTGGCACTGCAGGAGCAGGTGCTGCATCAGGACCTGCCGTCGCTCAAGGCCCACAGTGGGCTGAGCTTCGACTATGCCCTGGCCAAGGGGCGCGGTCGCTACCTGTGCGTGGCCAACCTCGAGAAGGCCCTCGACGGCGTCGAGGACAACCCCACGCTATCGCTGTTCGAGCAGGCCATGGAGGCGCGCGACGGCGACGACTTCCATGCCCTGGTCAAGGAGCTCGCCGAGGCCTACGGTAGCGGCCGCTGGGCCGGCGACCGCGACAGCTGGCCGGTGAGCATTGCCGATCCGCAGTGGCGGCGGCTGACCACCGATCACCGCCAGTGCACCAACCGCCGCTGCGGGCACTTCAACGCCTGCGCCTTCTTTCGTGCCCGCCGCCACCTCGACAGCGCCGACATCATTGTCGCCAACCACGACCTGGTGCTGGCCGACCTGTCGCTGGGCGGCGGCATGGTGCTGCCCAAGCCCGCCGACTGCATCTATGTCTTCGACGAGGGCCACCACCTGCCGGACAAGGCGGTGGAGCACTTTACCCACCGCTTCGCCGTCAACGGTGCGCTGCGCTGGTTGAGGACGCTGAAGAAATCGCTTACCGAGCTGAATGCGGCACTCGCCGTGCAGCCTACCCTGGCGCGGCTGCTGGCCGGCTTTCCCGAGGCCATCGCGGCGATCGAGCCGCGGCTGGGCGAGGTCATGGCGCTGGGGCATCAGCTCGCCGAGCTACCCCAGGGCAGCGGCGACGAGAGCCGCCACCACCGTTTCGAGATGGGGCGCGCGCCGCTGCCGCTGCGCGAGCAGGCCAGCGCCCTGGTGGTGGTGTTCGCCGCCCTGGCGCGCAACCTCGAGAGCATGGCCGATATCCTGCGCGAGAGCCTCGACCCGGACAAGCACACCGGGCTACCCAAGGAGCAGGCCGAACCCTGGTTGCCGCTGATCGCGCTGCTGCACGGTCGCGCCCTCGAGGCGCATGCCCTGTGGCTGGCGATGAGCGAGGAGGACGACCCGGCCGAGCCGCCGCGAGCGCGCTGGCTGACCTTCGAGCCGGTGGCCGGCGAGCCCGAGCTGGTCTATTCGGCAAGCCCGGTCTCCGCCGCCCACACCCTGGCGCGGACGCTGTGGGGCAGCTGCTACGGCGCGGTGGTGACCTCTGCCACGCTGACCGCGCTGGGCCGCTTCGAGCGCCTGCAGGAGCGCGCCGGGCTGGCCAACCGCTACCGCTACCAGCGCCTGCCGAGCCCCTTCGACTACTCGCGGGCGGTGCTCAGCGTGCCACGCGAAGCGGTGGACCCCGGCAATCGCGAGGCCCACGAGCGGGCCATCGTCGATTTCATCGAGGGCTTGGACAGCCGTGAGGCGGTGCTGATGCTGTTTTCGTCGCGGGCGCAGCTGCGCGCGGTGGAGAAAGCGCTGCCCAAGGCGCAGACGGAGCGGGTGCTGGCCCAGGATCGCCTGCCCAAGCGCGAGTTGATCGAGCGGCACCGGGCGCGGGTCGACGCCGGGAAGGGCAGTATCATCTTCGGTCTGGCCAGCTTTGCCGAGGGGATCGACCTGCCCGGCGACTATCTGACCCACGTGGTGATCACCCGGCTGCCGTTCTCGGTGCCCGACGATCCGGTGGGGGCGACGCTTGCCGAGTGGATCGAGAGCCGCGGCGGCAACCCCTTCATGCGCATCAGTGTCCCCGATGCCTCGATCAAGCTGGTCCAGGCCTGCGGCCGGCTGATCCGCAAGGAGCAGGACAGCGGACGCATCACGCTGCTCGACCGCCGGGTGCTGACGCGGCGCTACGGCCGCGCGCTGCTCGATGCGCTACCGCCTTTCAGTCGTGAGATCGACGGCGTAGCGCAGCTGCCCTGA
- a CDS encoding ATP-dependent RNA helicase RhlB, whose amino-acid sequence MSESEKTTAPAQNRKPKRRRRKPRKSQSSWDLRQFQVPPVAGKWRFHDFDLPLPLMRAIHAQGFEYCTPIQAEALAQTLLGGDIVGKAQTGTGKTAAFLMSILAYFLEEETPNGQKPGAPRALIVAPTRELALQIEKDAKALARFTDLNVASVVGGMDYQKQRDNLGKNLDILVATPGRLLDFHEKRDVDLTQVEVLVLDEADRMLSMGFIPDVKRIIRHTPKKEERQTFLFSATFTEDILNLASQWTENPAHVEIEVTVENAADIDQRVYMVGDDDKQRLLINLLKQESFERVMVFGNRRDLVRKLDELLRKADINVAMLSGDVPQAQRIKTLERFREGDVQVLVATDVAGRGIHIDDVSHVINYTLPEDPEDYVHRIGRTGRAGAKGVSISFVGEEDAFSLPEIERYINDKLPCEHPPEGLL is encoded by the coding sequence ATGAGCGAGTCGGAAAAGACCACCGCACCGGCCCAGAACCGCAAGCCCAAGCGTCGTCGCCGCAAGCCGCGCAAGTCGCAATCCAGCTGGGATCTGCGACAGTTCCAGGTCCCGCCGGTGGCGGGCAAGTGGCGCTTCCACGACTTCGATCTGCCGCTGCCGCTGATGCGCGCGATCCATGCCCAGGGCTTCGAATACTGCACGCCGATCCAGGCCGAGGCGCTGGCCCAGACCCTGCTCGGCGGCGATATCGTCGGCAAGGCCCAGACCGGTACCGGCAAGACCGCGGCATTCCTGATGTCGATCCTGGCCTATTTCCTCGAGGAGGAGACGCCCAATGGTCAGAAGCCCGGTGCGCCGCGCGCCCTGATCGTTGCGCCGACGCGCGAGCTGGCGCTGCAGATCGAGAAGGATGCCAAGGCACTGGCGCGCTTCACCGACCTCAACGTGGCAAGCGTGGTAGGCGGCATGGACTACCAGAAGCAGCGCGATAACCTGGGCAAGAACCTGGATATCCTGGTCGCCACGCCGGGACGGCTGCTCGACTTCCATGAAAAGCGTGACGTCGACCTGACCCAGGTCGAGGTGCTGGTGCTCGACGAGGCCGATCGCATGCTGTCGATGGGCTTCATTCCCGACGTCAAGCGCATCATCCGGCATACGCCCAAGAAGGAGGAGCGTCAGACCTTCCTGTTCTCGGCGACCTTCACCGAGGACATCCTCAACCTGGCCAGCCAGTGGACCGAGAATCCGGCCCACGTCGAGATCGAAGTCACGGTGGAGAACGCCGCCGACATCGACCAGCGCGTCTACATGGTCGGCGACGACGACAAGCAGCGCCTGCTGATCAATCTGCTCAAGCAGGAGAGCTTCGAGCGGGTGATGGTGTTCGGCAACCGCCGCGACCTGGTGCGCAAGCTCGATGAGCTGCTCAGGAAAGCCGATATCAATGTGGCGATGCTCTCCGGCGATGTGCCGCAGGCCCAGCGCATCAAGACCCTCGAGCGCTTCCGTGAGGGCGACGTGCAGGTGCTGGTGGCCACCGACGTGGCCGGGCGCGGCATCCATATCGACGACGTCAGCCACGTGATCAACTACACCCTGCCGGAGGATCCGGAAGACTACGTGCACCGCATCGGCCGCACCGGTCGCGCCGGCGCCAAGGGTGTATCGATCAGCTTCGTCGGCGAAGAGGATGCCTTCTCGCTGCCCGAGATCGAGCGCTATATCAACGACAAGCTGCCCTGCGAGCATCCGCCCGAAGGGTTGCTGTAG
- a CDS encoding ABC transporter permease yields the protein MTLALLLMGVALLSVLLGAGEVGPSRALAVLAGGGDPEARFVVGSLRLPRTLVGVAVGLALGVAGALLQAVTRNPLAEPGLLGVSAGSAFAVAVALLLGASATTLRVSAAQLGALAGCLCVLSVTRLRGVGSDPVRLVLAGAAFSGLLGSLTALLLLFDQRAADEIRFWVIGSLSGRRADDLLAVLPGLALATAIVVSIARPLAALSLGERMAAGLGHRPGRVRLLVIVVVALLVGAATAIAGPIAFVGLVVPFAARALAGPDIRRVLWLCLPLGPLMVISADVLSRLLVAPSEMPLGVLTALCGAPVLVAVVRARRMPTL from the coding sequence ATGACGCTGGCGCTGCTGTTGATGGGCGTGGCACTGCTCAGCGTGCTGCTCGGGGCGGGGGAGGTCGGACCCAGCAGGGCGCTGGCGGTACTGGCGGGTGGCGGCGATCCGGAGGCGCGTTTCGTGGTCGGTTCGCTGCGCCTGCCGCGCACCCTGGTCGGTGTCGCCGTGGGGCTGGCGCTGGGCGTTGCCGGGGCGCTGCTGCAGGCGGTTACGCGCAACCCGCTGGCCGAGCCCGGCCTGCTGGGCGTCAGTGCGGGCAGCGCCTTTGCCGTGGCGGTGGCGCTGCTGCTGGGGGCCAGTGCCACCACGCTGCGCGTGTCGGCCGCGCAGCTCGGCGCCCTGGCCGGCTGCCTGTGCGTGCTGAGCGTAACGCGGCTGCGCGGCGTGGGCAGCGACCCGGTACGCCTGGTGCTGGCCGGGGCGGCATTCTCCGGCCTGCTGGGGTCACTGACTGCCTTGCTGCTGCTGTTCGATCAGCGCGCCGCCGACGAGATTCGCTTCTGGGTGATCGGCAGCCTCTCGGGGCGGCGTGCCGACGACCTGCTGGCGGTGCTGCCCGGCCTGGCCCTGGCCACGGCCATCGTCGTGAGCATTGCCCGGCCGCTGGCGGCGCTGTCGCTGGGCGAGCGGATGGCCGCGGGGCTTGGCCATCGTCCGGGGCGGGTGCGGCTGCTGGTGATCGTGGTGGTGGCGCTGCTGGTGGGTGCGGCCACGGCGATCGCCGGTCCGATCGCCTTCGTTGGCCTGGTGGTGCCGTTTGCGGCGCGGGCCCTGGCCGGGCCGGACATCCGTCGCGTGCTGTGGCTATGCCTGCCGCTGGGGCCGCTGATGGTGATCTCGGCGGATGTCCTGTCGCGGCTGTTGGTGGCGCCGTCGGAGATGCCCCTGGGCGTGCTCACCGCGCTATGCGGTGCCCCGGTGCTGGTGGCGGTGGTGCGCGCCAGGCGTATGCCGACCCTGTGA